The Alkalihalobacillus sp. TS-13 genomic interval CTGATCGGATCGATCCTACTTCTTACGGGTACCAATGGTGGATTTACGATCAGGATCCAGACCAGTATATCCAGTTTGGACTGGATAAAGGCAGAGTGGTCACCATGTTTGTCATTGGGAAGAAAGTAGATGTTTCTCCTTTGAAAATTGGGCAAAAACGATCTGAAGTTGAAAAGCATCTTAAGATGGATAATAAAGCGAAGCTCAAGGTTGAAGGAAATGAATACCAATTTGAATTGACACAAGAAGAGATGAAAACCAGACCACTTGTAAAAATCAATGGGATATGGGCGCAGCTTTATATGGATAAATTCAAAGAAACCCTCGTCGGGATCCGCTACGTGACGCCGGAGGTATTGATCATGCAGCGTCCTTATTCCCTTGAATATCGGGGCAAGTTGATCGACCAACCAGAATTGGACCAGAGGAATTGGGAAGAAGTTCAAAATGCTGAAGAGATTCAAATATTCACACTGACGAATGTCATCCGTAAACAATACAATGTCCCGGCACTCCAATGGCATGAAGAAACGTCACAGGTTGCTTTTGGACATAGCAAGGAAATGAATGAAGAAAATTACTTTTCTCATGAATCACCGAACACAGGTAATTTATCAAATCGGTTGGACAGAAAAGATATCAAATACATCCAAGCTGGAGAAAATATAGCCGCAAATTATATTGATGGCATCGAAGCAGTGGTCGGTTGGTTGAATAGCGAAGGGCACCGTAAAGCGATGTTGAATAAGGAATTCACACACCTCGGTGTAGGCGTATATCAGAGGTATTATACTCAGAACTTCATCGTACCGTGGTGACAATGATATATACGTAGAAAAAGGGGAGACTTTTGGTAAGAGTCTCCCCTTTTCTATGTGTCTGTTACTCTTTATAGTATTTAGCGAAATCAACTTCTTTTCCGTGATACTTAAGCCTTCATCTAGGCTTTTCTTGGAACCAGATAAAAGCTTCCGGTTGCTGCTGCAACAAGGGTACCGTTTTCATTGTAAATCTTTGCTTCTGTCACAGAAGTCTTCGTCCCTAGGTGGAGAATTTCTGCTCTGCATTTAAGGAATTCTCCAACTCCCGGTGCGGTGTAGTTTATTTTCATTTCGGATGTGACAGCCACTTTATCATCTGGTATCTTCCGGTTGACGAAAGTACCCATTGCTGTATCTGCGAGTGTAGCTGTAAAACCTCCATGTACGATATCCACAGTATTCGCCAAAAACGGGGTGATCGGGATCGTCATGACAAGCTGAGCTCCATTTTCTTCGATTTCAGTCTCCATGAACGCTGTTATATATGTATTGTACTTTCCTCTCCTCTTACCATCTATTCCATCCAAAACTTGCTTTAACACGTTCATATCCTCATTCGAGCCGTTTTCAATTATACCTTTTGCTTTCTCAAGCAGTTGATCCACTGTTTCCATTTGATGTCCTCTTTTCATATTTACTTATTCAAGTGTACCAGTGAAAAAATCACACTTGCAACTATAAAATAGGCGAACATAATCAACTCCTGCGTTGTACTATATACTGTAGGCTTGAGTTGAACGTATGGGAGGCATTATAGTGAGTAAGCAAGCGAAAAATAATGAAAAGGTCGAACAATTCAAGATGTTTGTACGCTCACACCCTGGATTAATCGATCACGTAAAGAACGGAAACCAGACCTGGCAAGATGTGTTTACAGAGTGGAATCTACTCGGAGAAGATCATGAACAATGGGGTAACTATATAGAGCGGAAGATTGGAGTTTCATCTACAGCAACAGGGAAGACGAAGAAAAAAGGGAAAAACGTAAATGATATCTCTGTCGGGGAAATCCTTACGATGTTCAAGAACATGGATATGGATGAAGTGCGCCAATATGCTTCACAACTTAGTTCCGCAATGGCTGGTATCCAAGATATGTTACAGCAATTTCAATCTAAAGGTCCAAGAAGACCACCATATCAAAACAATCCGTTTAACCAATTTTTCAAAGATTAATAAAGGGAGTATGCAGGATGCGTAAAGAAATCATTGATTACTTAGATCAACGACCAGAGCTGAAATTCATCGTCCGTGAACATCCTGATTGGTATCGTAAGTTATCACGTGACCCCGCTGCAATACAAGAGCTGGAAAATGAAGCGAAATTCTTTTATGGTCAGACATTCGGACAGAAAATCGACCGTTTACATGGACAGATTGAAACACTTTCTAGACTCTTTCAATTGTTTGTAAAACATTAATGAAGGTTGACTCGCAACAGAGTGTGTATAACCTCTAAATTCCGGTGTATGGGAGGTTAGCACAACTTATGAGTCAACCTTTTATTTGGAATTAGGGACCGATTATATGAGCATGGGATATTTTACAGGACACCTGTAAAACCTATCGGATGAGGAGGTGCATCCGGTGTGGTTATTTTTCGTGTAATCGCTTTTGTAATAATCATCACTATCATATCAGGTTGTCAGATTAACGGTCCGGGAAAGATACACAAGGTAACGATAGAAAAAGACCCGTCAGCCTTTCAGGTTGTTGAAGTTACAAATCCTGCCAGCACCTTATCATTGACAGTCAGACATATGGTGTCAAATGATGATGTGTTTGTGGAATGTTATGTGCCAGGATTTCAATTTACCGATAGAAGCACTTCAAATACAAACAAAGAAGGGCATCTGAAAATCTCGGTGGATCATCAAAAGCCCTATTCTGTATATAAAGCAGCTTTCATTGTAAAAAACTTGTCTAAAGGGACACATGAAATCGCGGTTACCCTTGTAGATAGTCAAGGGAAGACGATCGAGGGTTTGTATGAGCAATTTGTAGTGACCATCCCCTGATGATCAAGAAGGTACTTTCAAGGTTGTTCCGATCGGGTTTGGCGGAAGTAACGGCCTGAATTGCTCTAAAAGATATTGAAATATCTTTTCTTCAAGATTGATTTTCTCTGCTCGGAGCGCCTCATTTCCAAATAACGTATTGAACTCCAAAAAGTAAAACCTTCCGTCAACTACCGCAAGATCAAATCCCGCATGGTTGATGTTCAATTCTCTCGCTACTTCGATCGTAAGCTTGAGAGCATCCTCGGGAATATCATGAAACGAAATGCTACCACCTTTTGCTACATTATTATGAAATTGATTTTCGCCTGACCGCCAGTATGCCGCGATTACTTCTTCCCCGACAACACACACTCTTAAATCCCGATCCATTTCCAAGAATTCCTGGATGTAAAGGGCGGAGTTGTTTACTGCGTATTCTATGAATTCCTCTTCTGAATGAATTAGAAAAACGCCACGTCCCATCGAATTACGGGGCTCCTTCGCCACGAATGGAAAAGGAAATGTTTCCAGGATATAATCGATGTTCTTTTTAGAATTCCCTAGAATTTCAGTATATGGAACGTGTTCAGGGCTTACTGTCCAAAGGGCTCTTGTCATTTCTACTTTATCGTGACCCAAATGTATAGATTCGACACTTGGGAATATGGGTTTCTTGAGTCCATATACAAGTGAATTGACCTGCCAATGCTCTGGAAATAAAATTACATCCGCATTCTTGATCGACGCCTGTTCCCGAAACATAAGCTCAGGTTTGATATACCGAATCCCAGGAATGCCGATCGTCCGGAATGGATTAAATGTTACAATTTTCATTTTACTATCCCCTAAAATATACTAAACGAGAAAATTATATAGCTGGAATGAAAAACTGTCAATAAAATTTTTTAGTGTAATAAGGAATGAAGAAATATTTGAGGTGGAATATCTTAGAATGAAAGATTGGAAATAAGGGGACAATTTGTGGCATACTATACATAACCCAGAAATGCAGGGTGGAGGTGTGTTTTTATATGTTAGCAACAGTAGAGAGTATTGAAATACTGGACGGTGCCGATGAATTGGCATCAGTCATCGTCAATTCAGATACAGGACAAGAATATAAAGAAGCTAAGAAGAAGCTTCAAAAAGATAAAGAGGCTCAGAAAATGATTCATGAGTTCTCCAAAATGAAGGAAAAGTATGAAGAGGTTCAACGCTTCGGTAAATATCATCCGGATTACAAGACTGTGTCCACGGACATCCGTGTCTTGAAGCGTGAGATAGATCTTAACGAGACTGTGGCATCATTCAAAAAAGCTGAAAAAGAACTTGAAACGCTTTTGAATGATATCTGTGGTATACTGGCAGGTCAAGTTTCTAAAAACATCAAGGTACCAACAGGCAACCCTTTCTTCGATAACATGTCGTGTGGTGGAGGATGTGGATCTGGAGGAGCATGCGGCTGCGGTTAATAGAATTATTGGGAGAGGGTAACCGTTCAAAGGTTATCCTCTTTTTCTTCTACTTAAGGCTTTGTTATACTTTTTTGTAGATTTTTGCGAAATTCACTCCCTTTCCGCGGGGAGACGAAAAGCGGAAGAGACCCGATTAGTTCACGTAGGTCATTGGAGAACTGACGAGGAGGCTCGAACCAAACAAGACTTGGTTCTGCGTGTGCCTACTCATAAGGATGTCAATCAATGTGTTGCCGCCGCAGGAAGTTTGAAGTGATCCAAGTGACTGGTCGCTGAGCTAGACATCACTTCAAAGCATTAGCCCTAGATCCGCAAGCCTCCTCACTTGCACAGGATGTGCTGTCTTTTAGTCGAAGATCCTTTAAGAGTGGGGCCACGCCTGGCTCGCTTTTCCCGCATGAGTGTCGCAAATTTCGCTTCAATCAAACTTAGTCAGAAATCAACAGTATTAATTAAAAAAGCCATGCTTAAAAAGTGGTAAGTTTTGAAAGATCAACGAAAACGAATACAGTCATGACAAAGGTTTCCACAACAGAACATCTTTTGTTGCGGGACATAAAAACGACATCGGTAAACGATCATTTGTTCTTCGGAGCGAACATAAGTGGATTCGAAGTGCAGACGTTTCCCTTTCATTGCTGATACAGCAGCCCTTTCGATGATCTGTTCCACTTCTTTCCTCTCAATAGAGGAATCTGATGTTAAATAAAGGAACGGTATGCCTGCCCTTTTTGCAATTGACACATCTGTAAACTTTGAAGTGTTGAGCAGTTTTTTCATAAACATACTCCAAACCGTTTCAAGATCCATGGACTACCACCTCAGGTAAAGTCATATAAGTAATTGCGTGCGGTTTATCTTCATGCTAGACTGAATTAAAACTGGTTAAAAGGAGTTCCGCTCATGCTAACGAATCGAACTGGATTAGCCATCTGGCTTCATTCATTAAAATACATAAAACAACTTCGTAAATTTGGCAACATCCATTATGTTTCGAAACGGATGAAATATGCAGTATTGTATTGCGATACCGCCCAGAAAGATCGCATCATCGAGAAGATTGAAAAACTTCATTTTGTGAAGAAAGTAGAACCTTCTCATAAAGCTTATATTAAGACAGAGTATCAAAATGCACGTCCGGATAAGGCGAAAGAATATGATTATAAAATAGGGCTTTAATCGCGATTGAACATTATCATTGCCAAGCAGGAATGATATGCTGCATCCTAAAGATTCCTGTGAGATATTGATAATAAAGCTCTTTTTCACTAAATTCGTTTGATTGTTTTACCTCTAGTATTTTTAGTTCCTTATTATGCGTAGAAGCACAATCTTGGAACAAGTCCCACCGTTTCGAATGTTCAGCGACGCCTTCACGGCAAATATAGATGGGTTGGAAGTTTGATTCACCTGCAGATTGTAAGACGATCGCCAGGGAACAAACTTCCTTTTCATTTATCTTTGTTTTTAAAGCAATGAACGTTGTTAGACGATGCGTATTTGTTTCAGCAATTTCAATGAGTTCATATAAATCCGAATAACCTTCACCAAGTTCTATAAAACGTTGAATCATAGTTTTGACCTCCTCTTTTTTAATGGCTGTTTTCGTATAGATTGTTTTTTTTGGAAATACACTCGCTTTCCGCGGGCAATCTGCAAGCCTCCTCAGCTCGTTCCTCGCTTGCGGGGCCTCGCTTAGCTTGCTTTCCCGCTGGAGTCTTGCATATTTCCCCTGCCGAAAGGTTTCAGCATCTCTCTTTACAAAATTCATTAGCAACAAACTATTAGAAAACAGCCATTTCAACAGAGCTTATTCCATTGATAACTTTAGCATGAATGAAGGAGAAGTTCTATTGTTGATTTATGTAGAAACTTCTTTGAGGTACAATCAAAAAAAAGGCCCGCAGGTAGATACCTGCGGGCTGTTCCATACCCTTACATGCCTAGAAACATTATGGAAATGTTCATTTGCCGTAGGGACAGAACAATGGGAGAGGAGAAACCGGAGTAAAGCTTATGGGGAAATTAAGCTTACTCCGTGGTTCAACTTACAACACCTGATTGAGGTGTTGTAATCCTATTATTGTACAGTTGTAAAGCTTCTATACGCTGTATTTAAGAATTAGCTGCTTTTGTGGTAGGATAGTGAAGGTAAATAAAACTACGGTGAGGTTATACGTGATGAGAATAATATCAGGAGAGTTTAAAGGCCGTAAGGTAAAGGCTGTACCAGGTTCAGGTACAAGACCGACATCTGACAAAATACGTGAATCGATCTTCAACATCATTGGTCCATATTTTGAGGGGGGGACCTCGTTGGATCTGTATGGCGGAAGTGGTGCTCTTACCATTGAAGGTATGAGTAGAGGTATGGCTAAAGCAATCGTAATTGATGTCGATCCAAAAGCCGTGGAAACGATAAAAGAAAATCTGGACACCCTTGACTTGAATGATCGAGTAGAGGTTTTTCGGAATGATTCATACCGCGCATTGAAAGCGCTTCGAAAGAGGAGGATCAAATTCAGTTACGTGTTCCTGGACCCGCCTTATAAAAAGCAAAAGATCAAAAAGGAAATCGAATTTTTAAAGGAAAATGAATTGTTAGAACCGGCTGCGGTGATTGTCACGGAACATGATGCAATGCTGAAGCTTCCAGAACAAATCGCTGGTTGCGTTTGTCTAAAGCATGAGCAATATAATAGCACAACAGCGGTTACAATATATACAAATGAAACCGAGGGGGAAGAACTACATGAATAAGAAACTGGCTATATGCCCAGGTAGCTTCGATCCGATCACATACGGTCATCTTGACATCATCTCCAGAGGTGCAAGTGTTTTTGACGAAGTGATTGTAGTCGTAGCGCACAATCAAAGTAAACAGTCACTTTTCACAGTCGAAGAACGTATGGATCTTATAAAAGAAACTACTAATGAGATTCCGAACATCAAAGTCGATTGGTGCGATGGTTTGCTCATGGATTATGTTCGAACGACCGGTGCAAAAGTCATTTTGAGAGGATTAAGAGCCGTTTCTGACTTTGAATATGAAATGCAGATCACGTCCATCAACCGGAAGCTCGATGAATCGGTAGAGACATTTTTCATGATGACGAATAATCAATATTCATTCCTAAGTTCAAGTATTGTAAAAGAAGTTGCAAAATATCATTCTCCAGTTACTGATCTAGTCCCTAAAGTAGTGGAGGAGGCATTGAAGGAGAAGTTTGCAAAATAATCCGTTCCACACTTTTACATAATCTTGTAGTGTTTGATGGATTTTAAATGTATCAAAATAAAAATGATCAAGCTGATGAAGGTGATCATTGCTCCAACAGTCAATAAGGAATGCCATGCATCATAAATCCATGAAATTGATGGATGAGATGCAAAGGTCTCCACCACTTTTCCTTGTGACGTTTGTTTTACATACAGTGGTTCCCATAGAAGGATGGTCAAAATAGCAGCGATGAATCCATGCATAATCCTTGCGAGGAGGAATGGTTTGAAACGTATATCCGTCTCCGCTAAGATGCTTGCTACCTGAGCCTGAACGGAAAAGCCATTAAAGGCCAGGACGAAGCTAACCAGCACAGCTTGTTCCAAAAGGGCAGAACCACTTGTTTCACTGATCAATTTGCTGCCGAGTGTAATTTCGAACATCCCTGAAAGAAAGGGTGGAATCAGAGCTTGAGCAAAGCCTATCAAAGCCATAAATGTGGACATGATAGAAGCCATAAACATAGTAATATGGAACTCTGTCAGCATCCTATTCAATACAGAAAAAAGTAGGATGAATCCACCAATCATCAATAGGGTCTGGATAGAGTGTCTGACAGCATCTCCCAGCTGTTGCCCGAATGGACGCGGATCTCTTTTCCTGACTTGATACATCCTATCAAGTGCAAGGCTCAACCTTTTGTCTGGCCCAGGTGAATAGTGTCGTTTTGGGCGGACGTCATCAGAACCGTAAAAGCGCATGAGGAAGCCTACAAAGATATTACCGATATAATGCGCTGCAGCAAGAAGCACACCTAACTCTGCATTATCGAAAAAGCCGACCGCTACAGCCCCTAGTATGAATAACGGATTGGAACAATTGGTGAATGAAACGAGACGTTCTGCTTCGATGCGAGAGATTTCCTTCTCCTGTCTAAGTCTTGCAGTCAGTTTCGCACCTGCTGGAAATCCAGAGGAGATCCCCATAGCCCATACAAATCCTCCTGAACCAGGGACCTTGAAGAGCGGGCGCATGATCGGTTCCATCATCACACCAACAAAACGCACGACACCGAAGCAAATTAACAGTTCACTTATGATGAAAAATGGGAGTAATGAAGGAAAAACGATTTCCCACCACATTTTCAATCCGGTCAATGATGATTCAAATGCTGCTTTTGGGTATACCATTAAAGATAAAGCAAATAGTGAAGCGACTATTGCAAAAAGTGAATTTTTCATTCGAGAATGGTACAATCCAAAGCCTCCTTATGAATACGATGAAATAAGGATGGACGTTTGATAAGTTGTCCTCATTCATTTATACGTGAATATACTGAGTTTAGACCTTGATGCAATGTTCTTAGATGAAAAGAGGAGGTCATCCTGTGAATCAGCCAAAGATCGGTTTAGCTCTAGGGTCTGGAGGAGCTAGAGGGTTTGCGCATATAGGCGTTTTGAAAGCGTTGGTCGAAGCGAAAATTCCTATCCATATGATTGCAGGAAGCAGTATGGGTGCTCTTGTAGGTGCATTTTATTGTACCGGGCATAAGCCTGAAACGATGGTGAAGATGGCAAGGATGTTCCGAAGAAGATATTATATAGATTATACTGTTCCGAAAATGGGATTTGTAGCGGGGGAAAAAGTGAAGCAACTGATCCATGCTTTGACGAAAGGGAAAAATATTGAAGAGTTAGATCTGCCTTTTTCCATCATAGCTACAGATCTTTATAAGGGTGAAAAGGTCGTCATTACCAAAGGCGCTATATCTGAAGCTGTCAGGGCAAGTATTGCTGTTCCAGGTATTTTTGTACCATATGAAAAAGATGGAAGACTCTTAATTGATGGTGGGGTCATCGATCGAGTACCTGTTTCTGTAGTTAAAGAGATGGGAGCGGATCTTGTCATTGCGGTTGATATCTCACATATAAAAAAAGACCCAGAAATCAATACAATCTTTGATGTTATCATGCAAAGCATCGACATCATGCAGCGAGAACTTGTAAAAGCGAACCATATTTCTACAGATGTACTGATCAGACCTCTGGTGGAAAATTACAGTTCATCTGCGTTCAAGGATATTGATGATATCATTACAATTGGTGAAGCGGAAACCAAAAATCGCATAAAAGATATTAAAGCTGCGATACGCGACTGGAGGAAGAAGAATGAAAAGAATTAGAGCCCAATGGCCATGGGTTGTCATTTTATTAGCCATTTTGATCGCTTTCTTACCACTTCCTTATTACTTCACGCAACCAGGTGATGCAAAGGTACTGACTCCGATTATCGAGGTTGAAGAGAGGAACCAAGCAAAAGGCTCATTCATGCTTACCACAGTTTTGGTGGGGAAAGCAAATGCGGCAGAATACTTATGGGCGAAAGTCAGTGAATATCGAGAAGTGATTCCTGAAGATCAAATACGCGGATCTGACGAAACAGAAGAAGAATATGAATCCCGACAGCTCCAGTTGATGCAAAGCTCGCAGCATGCTGCCACGATTGTCGCATATAAGGAAGCAGACAAATCGATCGAAATCCTTAATAAAGGTGTATTCATAACCGGTGTCATTTCAGGTATGCCCGCTGCAGATAAACTGAAAGTGGGGGATCTGATCATCGCATTGAATGGAAAAGAAATCAAAACGGCTGAAGAACTTGTCAACCGGTTGAAAAAATTTGAGGCGAACGAAAAGGTTAAACTTACAGTTAACAGAGATTCGAAAGAAAAAGAGATAACGGTTCCATTGAAGCCTTTTCCGAAAGATGTTGTCCAAAACAGTGAAGAAGAACGTGCTGGAATCGGGATCACATATCCGGTTACATATACAGAAATAAAGACTGATCCCGATTTGAAAATCGACACTAATAAAATTGGTGGTCCATCAGCTGGCTTGATGTTCACACTTGAAATCTACAACCAATTGACGAAAGAGGATTGGACGAAAGGTTATCAGATTGCGGGAACAGGGACGATGAATGAGAAGGGTGAGGTTGGTCCGATCGGCGGGATCAAACAAAAAATTGTAGCTGCTGACAATGCAGGTGCTGAAGTCTTCTTTGCCCCGGTAAAGGCAGATAACTACAAACATGCAAAAGAAGCTGCAGAAGACATCAAGACTGAAATGAAAATCGTTCCAGTTGAAAAATTCACCGATACACTGGATTATTTAAAAGACTTAAAGGAAAAATGATATGTAAAAAAGGCCGATTCCAAATGGAACAGCCTTTTTTCTGTTTAGCTTGTTAAGGGCTTTAATAAACTAACAGAGCCTTCTGTTTAAATACGTATCGGAGGATTAGAGTATTCCTGTTTCCAAAGTGTTGTATGGAATCTGGAGGGGAAACCAAGAATATACGTATTCGTCGCTTTGATATCCATTTCCATAAAGTCATCACTGTATTTGGAAAGGGTACTGACAATCGGAAGTTCCACCTTCTTTTTGATCGTATTTAAATGCTTTTGCCCATTTTCCGACATCCCGAGCAGTCGAATGTAAGTGGGCTGCTCACGTAAAGCTTTATTCATCACTTCTTTATTTGCATTGGTCAGAATATGTGTGCAGAGCCTTTGCAGACGGGTCCATGTATATCGTTTCGTTTTGACGGATTCCAGAAAGCTTTTGAATGATTCTGAATGTAAAATCTGATCCTTAAGTCGATGTTGAATTCCTTCCACACACTCATATCCTTCTGATAGTTCGTCTGCAGAAAAAGAGATCAACCGATGTTTTAAAAATTCAAAATAACATTCCCAACCGAGGAATTGACCGAACTCATGTTGGTGCTCTTTAAGCCCCTTATATGTTGTCGATGGAACAAGGACATCGATTTTTGATAATTCTCCATTGCCTTCAAATAGGATTTTCCTGATTCCAGTCGCACTTGCGATTTTATCAGTCCCATGATCGACTTCATGATAGCCAGCACCAGTGCGTTGTACAGTATCTATATGCATTTCAGAATCAATTTCCCTGATCGAACTCACATAATGGTACCCCAGAATGTTATTTGGTTTCGTTAGGTCGACAGTCTCGTCAGGACGCCCTGGAAGTTCAGTAAAAGCCTTGGATGCTGCCGCAGGGTAACTTATACCTGATTGGACATGCCTTTGGATCCATTCATTATATTCCTTTTCATTTTCACGGAGAAAGTCCACAGTCCTTAAAAAGGGTTCGATCTTCCCGGATTCACTACCAAAAATGATTTCATCACATTTCATTTCATCCAGTATGGAGACAGCTCCATACGCAAAACGATCTGCCCGCTGGGTTGCAAAGGCATAGGGGAGCTCAACGACTAGATCGATTCCTGCTTCAAGTGCCATCTTTGCCCGTGTCCATTTTGAAACAAGGGCAGGCTCTCCTCTTTGCAGAAAATTACCACTCATCACAGCAATGACTACTTCAGCCTGTGATTGTTTCTTAGCTTGTTGCAAATGATATAAATGTCCATTATGAAAAGGGTTATACTCAACGATCAATCCTAAAGATTTCATCATTCTGCTCCTTCTGATTTGGTAGTGATAGAGGATATACGTTAAAATTGAATCATCTTGAATTTATGGGAGAAACCCAAGTGAAGCTGGAATGTCCTTGACTTCATTATTGTACCAAATTGTGGAGAAAGAATAAAAACGACTGTAAAGAAAAAATGTTGACAATTTTTTTGTTGAAAGCTATAATTACTACTGTTGCCTTGAGGTGATGACAAATGAAATGGTCCATACAACAACTGAGAAGTTTTCAACGTAAAGGACTAGAACTTGATGATACGATCGAGTTGGACTCGATCCGTGATTTTGATTCGGAAATCCGCGAAATAACACCAGTCCATGTAAAGGGTTATGCTGAAATCAATCAAAATCGAGCTGTATTTCATTTGACGATTTCGGGACAAATGACACTGCCTTGTGCAGTGACTCTTGAAGATGTACCATTTCCTTTTAAAATCCGATCAACCGAGATTTTTCTTTTCGAACCGGATTACGGGATGGATGCAGAAGAAGAGGATATCCATGTCGTCGAAGAGAATACGGTTGACCTGATACCTTATATTCGGGAAAACATATTGTTGGAAAAGCCGTTGAAGGTCATCAGCTCTGAACCAACTGATAACCCTCCTGCTCCTCCATCAGGTAAAGGATGGGATGTAGTTGAGGAAGAAGAGGATCGACAAGACAAGGTCGATCCACGGATGGCCGACTTGGCCAAATTTTTTAATGATAGCGATAAAAAGTGAAGAAACGTCAAAGCATTTGACATTCTCTAGCTGAACAATTCCTTCAAGGAGGTGGAAAACCATGGCAGTACCTTTTAGAAGAACCTCTACAACTCGCAAAAACAAGCGTCGTACTCACTATAAGTTGAAAGTACCTGGAATGGTGAAATGCCCACAATGTGGCGAATACAAGCTTTCTCACCGCGTATGTCCAGAATGTGGAACATACAAAGGAAAAGAAGTAGTTGAGAAGTAAGCTTGATCAAAAGTGCCTGTAAGGATTAATATCCTTTAGGCACTTTTTTTACATTTAACTCGCGAGGAGGCTCGCGTGAGTAGGTCAAGACATAGAAGTGATGTCTAGCTCAGCGACCAGTTACTTGGATCACTTCAATCTTCATCCGGCGGCGACAGCCTCCTCGTCCGTTTTCCAGTGACCTACGTGACTAATCGGTCGCTTCCGCTTTTCGTTTGCCCGCGGAAAGGGAGTGAATTTCGCAGAAATCAACAATAAAAACGAACAAACCAAATACATAAACAAGGTGATCATATGGAGAAAGTGAAAGTAGAAGTCGAAAATGGTATCGGCTGGGTGATTTTGAATCAGCCTGAGCGTTACAATGCCATCGATCATGACATGATTGTACTGTTAGATAATGCTTTGGAAAAATTGAAGGATGATGAAGGCGCTAAATTATTGGTGATGACAGGTGCA includes:
- the ylbJ gene encoding sporulation integral membrane protein YlbJ, which encodes MYHSRMKNSLFAIVASLFALSLMVYPKAAFESSLTGLKMWWEIVFPSLLPFFIISELLICFGVVRFVGVMMEPIMRPLFKVPGSGGFVWAMGISSGFPAGAKLTARLRQEKEISRIEAERLVSFTNCSNPLFILGAVAVGFFDNAELGVLLAAAHYIGNIFVGFLMRFYGSDDVRPKRHYSPGPDKRLSLALDRMYQVRKRDPRPFGQQLGDAVRHSIQTLLMIGGFILLFSVLNRMLTEFHITMFMASIMSTFMALIGFAQALIPPFLSGMFEITLGSKLISETSGSALLEQAVLVSFVLAFNGFSVQAQVASILAETDIRFKPFLLARIMHGFIAAILTILLWEPLYVKQTSQGKVVETFASHPSISWIYDAWHSLLTVGAMITFISLIIFILIHLKSIKHYKIM
- a CDS encoding patatin-like phospholipase family protein, which gives rise to MNQPKIGLALGSGGARGFAHIGVLKALVEAKIPIHMIAGSSMGALVGAFYCTGHKPETMVKMARMFRRRYYIDYTVPKMGFVAGEKVKQLIHALTKGKNIEELDLPFSIIATDLYKGEKVVITKGAISEAVRASIAVPGIFVPYEKDGRLLIDGGVIDRVPVSVVKEMGADLVIAVDISHIKKDPEINTIFDVIMQSIDIMQRELVKANHISTDVLIRPLVENYSSSAFKDIDDIITIGEAETKNRIKDIKAAIRDWRKKNEKN
- a CDS encoding SepM family pheromone-processing serine protease, with the protein product MKRIRAQWPWVVILLAILIAFLPLPYYFTQPGDAKVLTPIIEVEERNQAKGSFMLTTVLVGKANAAEYLWAKVSEYREVIPEDQIRGSDETEEEYESRQLQLMQSSQHAATIVAYKEADKSIEILNKGVFITGVISGMPAADKLKVGDLIIALNGKEIKTAEELVNRLKKFEANEKVKLTVNRDSKEKEITVPLKPFPKDVVQNSEEERAGIGITYPVTYTEIKTDPDLKIDTNKIGGPSAGLMFTLEIYNQLTKEDWTKGYQIAGTGTMNEKGEVGPIGGIKQKIVAADNAGAEVFFAPVKADNYKHAKEAAEDIKTEMKIVPVEKFTDTLDYLKDLKEK
- a CDS encoding nucleotidyltransferase — protein: MMKSLGLIVEYNPFHNGHLYHLQQAKKQSQAEVVIAVMSGNFLQRGEPALVSKWTRAKMALEAGIDLVVELPYAFATQRADRFAYGAVSILDEMKCDEIIFGSESGKIEPFLRTVDFLRENEKEYNEWIQRHVQSGISYPAAASKAFTELPGRPDETVDLTKPNNILGYHYVSSIREIDSEMHIDTVQRTGAGYHEVDHGTDKIASATGIRKILFEGNGELSKIDVLVPSTTYKGLKEHQHEFGQFLGWECYFEFLKHRLISFSADELSEGYECVEGIQHRLKDQILHSESFKSFLESVKTKRYTWTRLQRLCTHILTNANKEVMNKALREQPTYIRLLGMSENGQKHLNTIKKKVELPIVSTLSKYSDDFMEMDIKATNTYILGFPSRFHTTLWKQEYSNPPIRI
- a CDS encoding DUF177 domain-containing protein, yielding MKWSIQQLRSFQRKGLELDDTIELDSIRDFDSEIREITPVHVKGYAEINQNRAVFHLTISGQMTLPCAVTLEDVPFPFKIRSTEIFLFEPDYGMDAEEEDIHVVEENTVDLIPYIRENILLEKPLKVISSEPTDNPPAPPSGKGWDVVEEEEDRQDKVDPRMADLAKFFNDSDKK
- the rpmF gene encoding 50S ribosomal protein L32, producing the protein MAVPFRRTSTTRKNKRRTHYKLKVPGMVKCPQCGEYKLSHRVCPECGTYKGKEVVEK